From a single Nitrospiraceae bacterium genomic region:
- a CDS encoding LysM peptidoglycan-binding domain-containing protein, producing MMSEGQGRMRRGIVVPIGLLILGSLGLSGCVMSEKYEAEKARSLNFQRLLAQEEKRSAELDAEVKRGKRELSEYEARNRELGAQVEAVRQQAAQIQEEAQAMKEASLLEKRAHEDMKRLTTIPKAQKAAPKKDFAAAVDEALKTDVPSDLSLEPSTSPTKDAFGRGDAMESAGATSAAAAGTTHTVRPGETLYRIGQKYHVAPEQLRKWNNLKDNTVNVGQKLIVSQP from the coding sequence ATGATGAGCGAAGGACAGGGACGGATGAGACGCGGGATCGTAGTTCCCATCGGTCTGCTGATACTGGGCAGCCTGGGGTTGAGCGGTTGTGTCATGTCGGAAAAATATGAAGCGGAGAAGGCGCGCAGTCTCAACTTCCAGCGGCTTCTCGCGCAGGAAGAAAAACGCAGTGCCGAGTTGGATGCGGAAGTGAAGCGCGGCAAGCGCGAACTCAGCGAGTACGAAGCCCGTAACCGCGAACTCGGCGCGCAGGTCGAGGCGGTGCGCCAGCAGGCGGCTCAGATCCAGGAAGAAGCGCAGGCGATGAAGGAGGCCAGCCTGTTGGAGAAGCGGGCGCATGAGGATATGAAGCGCCTGACGACCATTCCGAAGGCCCAAAAAGCCGCGCCGAAGAAAGACTTTGCGGCGGCCGTGGATGAGGCGCTCAAGACGGACGTCCCGTCGGATCTCAGCCTGGAGCCGTCCACCAGCCCGACCAAGGATGCGTTCGGGCGCGGCGATGCGATGGAGAGTGCTGGTGCGACCTCCGCAGCGGCGGCCGGGACGACCCATACGGTCCGGCCCGGTGAAACGTTATACCGCATCGGACAAAAATACCATGTCGCGCCGGAGCAATTGCGCAAGTGGAACAATTTGAAAGATAACACCGTCAACGTGGGGCAAAAGCTGATCGTCAGCCAGCCGTAA